The Pseudomonas viciae genomic interval GCGCTCGATAATGAGCCGATGTTTGATGGGCGGTTTGTGCTTTAGGTTGGGATTTCTGTAAGGCTGATGCCGCCATCGCGAGCAAGCTCGCTCCCACAGTTGAGCTTCAGCGAATGGAAGATCTGCGACCGACACCGTCCCAGTGTAGGAGCGAGCTTGCTCGCGATGGCGGACTATCTGTACCGCATCACTAAACCAAGCTAAAAAAAAACGCCAACCACAAGGGGTTGGCGTTTTTTCTTGCAGCTAGAAACTCACAGCTGCCTCACTCCGGCTTGCGACGCCCAAACCCCGGACGCTGCCCGGAACCTGCCGGTGCCCCACGGCGCTTGCCCGATGGCGTGTCGCGGTCGACCAGGACGATGCCCGGGCGCTTTTTCGGTGCGGGCTTGGCCGGGCGCTTGGTGTCGGCCGGGCGATCAGCCACTGGCGTGCCACGGCCTGCAGGAGCACCGCGACCTTCACTGCGTTCAGTGCGGCCATTGGCCGGGCGTGGCGTGCGCGGGCCGCGCTCGCCATCCTGGCGTGGTGCTGGCTTGCGGGCCGGGCGCTCGCCTTCGATCTGTGGCTCGCGCGAAGGACGTGGGCCGGTCGGCGCACCGTCAGCAGCCGGACGCAGGGTACGCACGCGCTCGGTCTTGCCCATCGGACGCGAGGATTTACGCTGCATCCGCTCCAGTTTGTCCTTGCTCTTGGCGGTCATCTGCGGCATCGCCACCGGCTTGAGGCCTACTTCGGCCGCCAGGATGTCGACTTCATACTGGCTCATTTCGCGCCAGCGGCCCATCGGCAGGTCGGAGTTGAGGAACACCGGGCCGAAACGCACGCGCTTCAGGCGGCTGACCACCAGCCCCTGGGATTCCCACAGGCGACGCACTTCACGGTTACGGCCTTCCATCACCACGCAGTGGTACCAATGGTTGAAGCCTTCACCGCCGGGCGCCTGCTTGATGTCGGTGAAACGCGCCGGGCCGTCTTCCAGCACGACGCCAGCCTTCAGGCGCTCGATCATTTCGTCATCGACTTCACCACGTACGCGCACGGCGTATTCGCGGTCCATCTCGTAGGACGGGTGCATCAAACGGTTGGCCAGCTCACCGTCGGTGGTGAACATCAGCAGACCGGTGGTGTTGATGTCCAGGCGACCGATGTTGATCCAGCGGCCTTCTTTCGGACGTGGCATTTTATCGAACACGGTCGGACGGCCTTCCGGGTCGTCACGGGTGCAGATCTCGCCGTCGGGTTTGTTGTACATGATCACGCGGCGCACCGTTTCGGCGGCCTCTTCGCGCTTGATCACCTTGCCATCGATGGTGATGGCGTCGTGCATGTCGACACGCAGGCCCAAGGTGGCATCTTTGCCGTTGACCTTGATCCGGCCCTGGGTGATCCAGGCTTCCACGTCGCGGCGCGAGCCTACGCCGATACGGGCGAGGACTTTTTGCAGTTTCTCGCCTGCTGGGCCGATTTCCTGGCTGTCGTTCTGGTCTAGGTCTTTCATTCTGGGCACCTCCCGGTGTGGTCGGGTCAGGCCAGGCCTGACACTTTGAAAACGGGTCTTCGACGAAGGGATCGCCAAAGGGTCGCGAATCATACGCCTGTTGTGGCGTTTGCGCATCAGAGACTAGTTGATCAACCCACGCTCAGCGGTTTTTCCGCCGACCGGTGATGCACTGTATTCATGTGGGAGCGAGCTTGCTCGCGATAGCGGTGCTCCGGTCGCGGAGCCACAGAGGTGTGTTCCAAAAAACGAGATCAATCGTCGAACTGACGCCGTTCGTTTTCAATCGCTTCAGCCAAGGCCCGGGCTTCGGCTTCTTCATCGCTCAGCTCAGGCTCGGGTTCACGCGGTTCGAGGGCGGCGACGGCGGCCAGGAGTTTTTCCCGAGCCTCGGCAACGCCAAGAATGTCTTCTTCAGGCTCGGGTTCAGGCTCGGTCTGAAGCTCAACTTCACCGTCGGGCGGCGAGAGTTCATCCGGCTCGCCTTCAGGACCGGGGCCTTCACGCAGCAGGTCGTCGAAATCGGTCTTTAGGCCCTCCTCCATGGTGTCCAGCTCCAACAACAACGTGTGGAAACTGGTCTCCTCCTTGGGCTCCTCCGGCTCGGCGCTGGCGTCGGCCAGTTCCTGCAGGCCCTGGGGCACCGGGGCGTCGTCGAAGTCCAGCATCGGCTCGGGTTCAAGCTCCCGCAGTTCAGCCAGGGGCGGCAGGTCGTCCAGATTCTTCAAGTTGAAGTGATCGAGAAAAGCCTTGGTGGTGGCGAACATCGCCGGCTTGCCCGGCACATCGCGATAGCCGACGACCCGGATCCACTCACGCTCCAGCAACGTCTTGACGATATGGCTGTTGACCGCCACGCCCCGTACATCCTCGATCTCGCCCCGGGTGATCGGTTGGCGATAAGCGATCAACGCCATGGTTTCGAGCATGGCGCGGGAATAGCGTTGCGGCCGTTCCTCCC includes:
- the scpB gene encoding SMC-Scp complex subunit ScpB; amino-acid sequence: MNLTEPRELAPLLEAFLLASGKPQSMERLFELFEEGERPEPAVFKKALTLLGKSCEGRAFELKEVASGYRLQIREKFAPWVGRLWEERPQRYSRAMLETMALIAYRQPITRGEIEDVRGVAVNSHIVKTLLEREWIRVVGYRDVPGKPAMFATTKAFLDHFNLKNLDDLPPLAELRELEPEPMLDFDDAPVPQGLQELADASAEPEEPKEETSFHTLLLELDTMEEGLKTDFDDLLREGPGPEGEPDELSPPDGEVELQTEPEPEPEEDILGVAEAREKLLAAVAALEPREPEPELSDEEAEARALAEAIENERRQFDD
- the rluB gene encoding 23S rRNA pseudouridine(2605) synthase RluB — its product is MKDLDQNDSQEIGPAGEKLQKVLARIGVGSRRDVEAWITQGRIKVNGKDATLGLRVDMHDAITIDGKVIKREEAAETVRRVIMYNKPDGEICTRDDPEGRPTVFDKMPRPKEGRWINIGRLDINTTGLLMFTTDGELANRLMHPSYEMDREYAVRVRGEVDDEMIERLKAGVVLEDGPARFTDIKQAPGGEGFNHWYHCVVMEGRNREVRRLWESQGLVVSRLKRVRFGPVFLNSDLPMGRWREMSQYEVDILAAEVGLKPVAMPQMTAKSKDKLERMQRKSSRPMGKTERVRTLRPAADGAPTGPRPSREPQIEGERPARKPAPRQDGERGPRTPRPANGRTERSEGRGAPAGRGTPVADRPADTKRPAKPAPKKRPGIVLVDRDTPSGKRRGAPAGSGQRPGFGRRKPE